The Nitrospirota bacterium genomic interval AACTACAAAGGAGCGACAGACACCCTCCGGTTAAGGCTCCTTCCCCTGTTCCCTCTTTTAAACTTTTCATCGTGGGATGAAAAAATTTTCCGATGGGGTCTCTGGAAGTCAGCATTCTTAAAAAAAAATGGTCAGAAAGGGGATTTTGGGTCCGGCTGAAATGGGAAACCATCGGACCATGAAAAACAGGAATTTCGAAGTTGGAGAGATGGAGAAGAAGGGTCGTGAGGTCGCTACACCCGATAAAAATTTTATCCGATCCTTTTAATTGTTTCATCTCTAAATGGGGAATTAATCTCACCGATCCATATCCCCCGCGGGCACAAAGGATTGCCCTGACATCCTGGGCAAACATCCATTGAAGGTCTTCAGCTCTTTGCCGGTCAGTTGCGGAAAAATAACGGAACGAATCGGCAAGATGTTTGCCCATGACGACCTCAAAACCGAGTTTTCGAATCCTCTCCAGCCCCTTTTCAAGAGCAGATGGATCCATTTTCCCCGCAGGAGCAACGATCCCGATGGCGTCCCCTTTTTTCAGGGCTTTCGGCTTTTTCATGGAAGACCTTTATGAATGACCGTCTGGTAGATCTGATCATGGAGGAGGGGTCTGAATTCCTTCAAGGCATTATTTTCTCGCGTGGGATGAACCCTGTTCGAAAGGAAAATAACCCCCAGATCGACAGCAGGATCAAACCAGAGGGAGGTTCCGGTAAAACCCAGATGACCAAAGGAGCGCCTTGAAAAATAGCGCCCGGCGCTTGAAGGGGCAGAAGGGAACATCCACCCCAGCCCCCAATCTCCGGTAAACCGCTCTCGTTCAACAAAAGCCTTCACCGTTGAAGCCTCCAGAATTCTTCCTTTACCCGCATAGCCGCGTCTCCATTCCCCAAAACAGCCATAGATCCCCCGGGCAGTCCCAAACAAACCCGCGTGTCCCGCTACCCCGCCCATCACAAAAGCGTTATCGTCATGAACTTCCCCCTGGATGACCTTTTTCCGATCCGCCGAATTTTCCGTGGCCACAAACGCTCTCCCCCCTTTTAACGGACCGGGCCGGTCGCGCGGAATAAAGCCGATATCCTGCAAGTTTAACGGGTCTGCTATCTTCTCCTGAAATAACTCGTCGAGATTTTTTCCGGTTTTTCTCTCAAGAATTTCTCCCAATAAAATAAATCCAGGATCACTATACACATTCCGGGTTCCCGGTGGATAGACTAAAGGTTCCTCATGGATGGCTCGATAAATGGAATTTTTAATTTTTGCCTGATCGGTTTTGGGATCAATGGAGGAATAATAAGGCCTCCAGTCGGGAAGGCCCGATGAATGATTTAATAAGGCTCTTAGAGTTGTTCCCGAAAGTTCTCTGGAAAGAGGTTTTTCCAACAATTGACCCACGGTTTGATCCAGGGAAAGAATTCCTTCCTGAATGAAAAGCGCGATGAGCTGGGTCGTCACAAGGGGCTTGGTTAATGAAGCCAGGTCAAAGAGGGTATTTTTTTTTACCGGCTCTGGAATCAGCCCTCCAAGATGAAAAGAAGTAAACCCCGCCTCTTTTTGGAATGAGATTTCACCTTGATAGAAAACCAGTAACGATGCTCCTGAACAAATTTTTTTTGAAACGGCCTGCTCAAGAAGGGATTCGATTTCGTGGAATGAGGTCTTCACCAAACCATTAGCGGTTTTGCAGGGCTTTTAAAAGTTTTCCGTGGATTCCGTCAAATCCCCCGCTCGACATGACACAGATTAAATCCCCCGATTGAATTTTAGGCACAATCCTGGAAACGATTTCATCGGCATTTTGATAAAGAAAGGCCTCTGTCCCCGACAGACCGATGTCCCGCACAAGCTGAGCGGGATCCAGCCGTTCTTGCGGGGGAATCTTTTCCAGGCCGATCGGGTGAGAGATAATGACCTTTGAAGCCAGGTTGAAGCTTTGACTGAATTCTTTTTGAAAAAAGTTCCTTCGGCTGGTCGCGGAACGAGGTTCGAAAATAACCCAGATCGCTCTCCCGGGATATCTCATCTTAATCCCGCTCAAGGTCTCTTTAATCGCCGTCGGATGATGCGCAAAATCGTCCATCACCAGGATATGATCGACTTCCCCTGCAATCTCCTGGCGCCGCTTGACGCCTTGAAATGTTTCTATTCCTTTTTGAATGTCTTCCCTGGTCAACTTTAAATGAAAACTCAAGCCAATCACTGCCAGACTATTTTTTAAATTGTAGTGTCCCATTAAAGGCGTCACAAAAGATCCAAATTGCGATCCCTGATAATAAACATCGAAGGAAAGCCCTTCTTTGGACGCCTCGATTTTGCGAGCGCTCCAATCGTATGTTCCATCCAGCCCGTAGGTTTCCAAACGACAGCGGCAATCGCCCAGGATTTCCTTGATATTCGAATCTTCTCCTGAAACCATCAGCATTCCTTCTGAGGGAATCAGCTGGATGAATTGATGAAAAGCCTGCTGAATATGACGAAGGTCTTTATAGATATCTCCATGATCAAACTCAATGCTGGTTAAAATGCTGTACATCGGCCGATAATGGAGAAATTTCGGACCTTTATCGAAGAAAGCGGAATCGTATTCATCTCCTTCAACCACAAAAAAAGGACCTTTTCCCAACTGATAATTTCCTTTGAAGTTTTTTACAAATCCTCCGATCATAAATCCGGGATTCAATCCCGCGGCTTCCAGGACCCATGCGATTAAAGAGGAGGTTGTCGTCTTTCCATGGGTTCCCGTTATGACCACAGTTTTTTTTCCCTGAAGAAAAAATTGGCTCAGCGCCTGAGGCAGTGAAAGATAAGGAAGCTGTTTTGAAAGAACCGCCTGAACCTCGGGATTTGATCTGGACACCGCATTTCCGATGATCACCAGATCCACATCGGGATCAATGTTTTTTTCTGAAAATCCATTCCGGCATTCGATCCCCTGATCCTTCAACACGGCGCTCATGGGCGGGTAAATATGCTCATCCGAGCCGGTCACCCGGTAGCCGGAGGCCTTTAACATCCCCGCGAGCGATCCCATTCCGGTCCCGCAGACGGCAACCATATGGATATGTTTTGCTTTTGAAACCTCCAGGGGCAGGGTCGTCATTCGGACCTCTTAAAGAAAACCGTGAATCCCTCTTTGGCAATATCCGATCCCTTGATCCGCCAGCGGCCATTATTGATGACAAGGGCGGCTATTGCAATCTCCGGCTTTTCAAGAGGCGCCATTCCCACAAACCAACTATACTTTCCGCGAGGGTCATTCCCTGTCAGGGACCCTGTTTTTCCGCCAATGGTAATATCTCGGAGGGCCGCAGACCGGTGGTAAGACCGGAAGGCCCTTCGCGAGGTTCCCATGATGACTGTTTTGCCCATCATCTCTCTTAAAAGGTCGGTGGTGTTTTTTGAAACAACCTGCCCGACGACTTCTTTCGTCGGCGCATACAGCTCATTTCCGTTCTTATCTACCACTTTTTCGATTAAATGAGGAACGAGAAAATCCCCGCCGTTTCCGATGGCAGACGCAATTAGAGCGCCATGTAAAGGACTCATCTCAATGTCGCCAAATCCTGCCGCGGTATAGGCCACCTGTTTCCTGCCTTCTGGAATATAAGCGTGGCTGATTTGAACTGGAATTTCAAAAAAATTGGGCGATTAAAACCAAAAGCATTGGCATAGGAAAGGAGGGTCGAATTGTCCAGCCAGCGGCTGGCCACTTTCGCAAAAGGAACGTTCGCTGATTTGGCAAGCGCATCCGATAAAGAGATGGTTTTAAAGTCTCTTTCCGGATCATCCTCCCAATTTGTTTTCCGCAGGCGATAGAGCCCGCCATGAAACGCAATCATCGTATCCGGATTGGCTTTTTTCTCCTCTAGAGCCGCGGCCGCGGTCACCAGTTTAAAAATCGAAGCCGCCGGATAGGTCGCTTTGACGGAAAGCCCCTTCAAGCCCGGGTTATAGCTGGAATGTTCGGCCAGAGCGAGAACCTTTCCGGAAGAAGGGTCGATGGCGACAAAAACGCCGTAAGGAACACGATAGTCTTTTAAGTACTTTTTCATCCTTTCCTGAAGAGTCGGATCAAGCGTGTAGATGACGGTTTTTCCATCAGCAAATTCAGTCTGATACTGGTGGTTAACCGGGTGGGAAAATTCAGGGGAAAAAGGAAGGGAAAAAGATTCCGACGGGACCTGAGGTTCGGCTTTTAAAACCACAGGGATCATGACACCGAAAATTCCGGTTAAAAAGAGGCTAACGATAAATTTCCTCTTACAAAAAATGAAAGTTTCTCTCATGTTTTTTTATGATACCCTAGGAAAGTTTTTCTGTTTCTTTTTCCGCTTGCTCTTCAACGGATAAGGACACTTCAAAGCTTTTGACCATCGATCTTAAGTGTTCAATAAAGAGAAGTTTTTGCCGTTTTAAATGAATTAAATCACTTCTTAACCGGGCGGCTTCTTCCTTCACGTTCTTGATAATTTGCTCCCCCTGAACTTCCGCCTCCCTGATCATCATCGTTGATTCTTTCAACGTATTGGCCTTTTGCATTTCCACGAGTCCCTGTGCGGAGATCAACGTTTGACTGAGAAGCACTTCTTTCTTTTTTAATTCGGTCAATTCAGCTTCAACATGAGCCATCTGCTCTTTTAAATAAAGGTTTTCTTTAATCAAAGC includes:
- a CDS encoding beta-lactamase family protein, which gives rise to MKTSFHEIESLLEQAVSKKICSGASLLVFYQGEISFQKEAGFTSFHLGGLIPEPVKKNTLFDLASLTKPLVTTQLIALFIQEGILSLDQTVGQLLEKPLSRELSGTTLRALLNHSSGLPDWRPYYSSIDPKTDQAKIKNSIYRAIHEEPLVYPPGTRNVYSDPGFILLGEILERKTGKNLDELFQEKIADPLNLQDIGFIPRDRPGPLKGGRAFVATENSADRKKVIQGEVHDDNAFVMGGVAGHAGLFGTARGIYGCFGEWRRGYAGKGRILEASTVKAFVERERFTGDWGLGWMFPSAPSSAGRYFSRRSFGHLGFTGTSLWFDPAVDLGVIFLSNRVHPTRENNALKEFRPLLHDQIYQTVIHKGLP
- the mpl gene encoding UDP-N-acetylmuramate:L-alanyl-gamma-D-glutamyl-meso-diaminopimelate ligase, whose translation is MTTLPLEVSKAKHIHMVAVCGTGMGSLAGMLKASGYRVTGSDEHIYPPMSAVLKDQGIECRNGFSEKNIDPDVDLVIIGNAVSRSNPEVQAVLSKQLPYLSLPQALSQFFLQGKKTVVITGTHGKTTTSSLIAWVLEAAGLNPGFMIGGFVKNFKGNYQLGKGPFFVVEGDEYDSAFFDKGPKFLHYRPMYSILTSIEFDHGDIYKDLRHIQQAFHQFIQLIPSEGMLMVSGEDSNIKEILGDCRCRLETYGLDGTYDWSARKIEASKEGLSFDVYYQGSQFGSFVTPLMGHYNLKNSLAVIGLSFHLKLTREDIQKGIETFQGVKRRQEIAGEVDHILVMDDFAHHPTAIKETLSGIKMRYPGRAIWVIFEPRSATSRRNFFQKEFSQSFNLASKVIISHPIGLEKIPPQERLDPAQLVRDIGLSGTEAFLYQNADEIVSRIVPKIQSGDLICVMSSGGFDGIHGKLLKALQNR
- a CDS encoding DivIVA domain-containing protein, whose translation is MKITPLDIQQMGFKIRWKGYDREEVDTFLSTLTEDYEALIKENLYLKEQMAHVEAELTELKKKEVLLSQTLISAQGLVEMQKANTLKESTMMIREAEVQGEQIIKNVKEEAARLRSDLIHLKRQKLLFIEHLRSMVKSFEVSLSVEEQAEKETEKLS
- a CDS encoding LD-carboxypeptidase; protein product: MKKPKALKKGDAIGIVAPAGKMDPSALEKGLERIRKLGFEVVMGKHLADSFRYFSATDRQRAEDLQWMFAQDVRAILCARGGYGSVRLIPHLEMKQLKGSDKIFIGCSDLTTLLLHLSNFEIPVFHGPMVSHFSRTQNPLSDHFFLRMLTSRDPIGKFFHPTMKSLKEGTGEGALTGGCLSLLCSSIGTPYEIDTEGKILFIEEVNEPPYRIDRMLTHLKMAGKFQKVKGILFGTLLNCDPPPDSGYTLKEVVLSCLEDVACPALWGVPFGHGNENITLPLGLKVHLNGNERTITFLESPVG